A section of the Roseovarius sp. W115 genome encodes:
- a CDS encoding LysR family transcriptional regulator produces MSKRMSTDTNLLKAMEVYVALVETGQMTAAAHLVGMTQSAASQHIANLERAYGTTLVDRTTRPLKPTQTGELMFRHAARVLNAVADLSSEMRHQGPHPISRLRVGMLASIATTLTVPLVKLAKDTFGVEDMTLRAGQSGDHETLLRTKQADIVISSNPFYDMDGLERHSVLQEAFLLVLPGEYAGPQDRLDDILNTLPLVRFADTTSVGRQTEQHLRRLKLNIPRVIQADRSSMVTSCVARGLGFTLLTPSLLMDGFVEQMPLQVRPLPVAGLSRRITVVARDKELGSLPSHFAKTARRSMVDVIKAHMGQVGLDAVTAPEPA; encoded by the coding sequence ATGTCCAAACGCATGTCCACCGACACCAACCTTCTGAAAGCCATGGAGGTTTATGTCGCCCTGGTCGAAACCGGTCAGATGACCGCCGCTGCCCATCTTGTCGGGATGACTCAATCGGCGGCATCACAGCATATCGCCAATCTCGAACGCGCCTATGGTACTACGTTGGTGGACCGCACCACGCGCCCGTTGAAGCCGACGCAAACCGGTGAACTTATGTTCCGCCATGCAGCCCGGGTGCTGAATGCTGTCGCCGATCTTTCCTCAGAAATGCGCCATCAAGGGCCACATCCGATCAGCCGGCTGCGTGTGGGCATGCTGGCCTCCATCGCGACCACTCTGACCGTGCCACTGGTCAAGCTTGCCAAGGACACGTTCGGGGTCGAAGACATGACATTGCGTGCCGGTCAAAGCGGCGACCATGAAACGCTTTTGCGCACCAAACAGGCCGATATCGTGATAAGCTCCAATCCCTTTTACGACATGGACGGGCTGGAACGACACTCTGTGCTACAAGAGGCCTTCCTACTTGTACTGCCCGGAGAATATGCCGGGCCACAGGATCGCCTGGACGACATTCTGAACACGCTTCCTCTTGTGCGCTTTGCAGATACGACAAGCGTCGGGCGCCAGACCGAACAACATCTACGGCGGCTGAAACTGAACATTCCACGCGTTATTCAGGCGGACAGATCCAGCATGGTTACCTCATGTGTAGCCCGGGGGCTTGGCTTTACGCTTCTGACACCGAGCCTCTTGATGGATGGGTTTGTCGAACAAATGCCGCTGCAGGTGCGTCCCCTTCCTGTCGCAGGTCTATCGCGGCGCATCACTGTTGTGGCGCGAGACAAAGAGCTGGGGTCGCTGCCATCCCATTTTGCCAAAACCGCACGGCGCAGCATGGTCGATGTGATCAAGGCGCATATGGGACAGGTCGGTCTTGATGCCGTGACCGCACCTGAACCAGCATGA
- a CDS encoding F0F1 ATP synthase subunit B, whose amino-acid sequence MKQLIATLIAVSAASPALAAKGPFFSLSNTNFVVLISFLLFIAVLLYLKVPSLLGGMLDKRAEGIKAELDEARALREEAQSLLASYERKQKEVQEQADRIVTQAKAEAAEAAEQAKKDLEVSIVRRVKAAEDQIASAEASAVKDVRDQAVSVAVSVAKDVVAKNMTATAGKSLIDDAIAEVEAKLH is encoded by the coding sequence ATGAAACAGCTGATTGCCACACTCATTGCCGTGAGCGCCGCCAGCCCTGCGTTGGCCGCCAAAGGCCCGTTCTTTTCGCTGAGCAACACGAATTTCGTGGTGCTGATTTCCTTCCTGTTGTTCATCGCAGTGCTGCTCTATCTCAAGGTGCCATCCCTGCTCGGTGGTATGCTGGACAAGCGCGCCGAGGGGATCAAGGCCGAGCTGGATGAAGCCCGCGCCCTGCGCGAAGAGGCGCAGAGCCTTTTGGCGAGTTATGAGCGCAAACAGAAAGAAGTGCAGGAACAGGCTGACCGGATCGTGACGCAAGCCAAGGCGGAAGCCGCGGAAGCTGCGGAACAGGCGAAGAAAGACCTTGAAGTCTCTATTGTACGCCGTGTGAAAGCGGCCGAGGATCAGATTGCCTCGGCTGAGGCCAGCGCTGTGAAAGACGTGCGTGACCAGGCTGTTTCCGTTGCGGTATCTGTTGCCAAGGACGTCGTGGCCAAGAATATGACCGCCACCGCAGGAAAATCGCTGATCGATGATGCGATTGCCGAGGTCGAGGCCAAGCTGCACTGA
- a CDS encoding F0F1 ATP synthase subunit B' has translation MASETHDAAGTASACVDAGGGAIGMPQLCGEWMGNQVFWLVITLIVIFFILSRIALPRIAAVLSERQGTITNDLAAAEDLKVKAQEAEEAYNKALADARAEAQNIVAETKADIKAELDVATAKADAEIAAKAAEGEKAIAEIRANALESVKDVAKDTAKELISAMGVKADARSITSSVTAKLKG, from the coding sequence ATGGCGAGCGAAACGCATGATGCAGCCGGTACAGCCAGCGCCTGTGTAGACGCAGGTGGTGGGGCCATTGGCATGCCGCAGCTCTGCGGCGAATGGATGGGCAATCAGGTCTTCTGGCTGGTGATTACGCTCATCGTGATCTTTTTCATCCTGTCGCGCATTGCGCTGCCGCGGATTGCGGCGGTTCTGTCCGAGCGTCAGGGGACCATTACGAATGACCTGGCCGCAGCCGAAGATCTGAAGGTCAAGGCGCAGGAAGCCGAAGAGGCCTATAACAAGGCGCTGGCGGATGCCCGTGCCGAGGCGCAGAACATCGTGGCCGAAACCAAGGCCGATATCAAAGCCGAGCTCGACGTGGCCACCGCCAAGGCGGATGCCGAGATTGCCGCAAAGGCAGCCGAAGGTGAAAAGGCGATTGCCGAAATCCGCGCCAATGCGCTGGAAAGTGTTAAGGACGTGGCCAAGGATACGGCCAAGGAACTGATTTCTGCCATGGGCGTGAAAGCCGATGCGCGGTCGATCACGTCCTCTGTGACAGCGAAATTGAAAGGGTAA
- a CDS encoding F0F1 ATP synthase subunit C, producing MEGDVVQMGAYIGAGLACTGMGGAAVGVGHVVGNFLSGALRNPSAAGGQTATMFIGIAFSEALGIFSFLVALLLMFAV from the coding sequence ATGGAAGGTGACGTCGTACAAATGGGTGCATACATCGGTGCTGGTCTGGCCTGTACAGGCATGGGCGGTGCTGCTGTGGGTGTGGGCCACGTTGTTGGGAACTTCCTGTCGGGCGCTTTGCGTAACCCGTCAGCAGCCGGTGGCCAGACCGCAACCATGTTCATCGGTATCGCGTTCTCGGAAGCGCTGGGGATCTTCTCGTTCCTCGTTGCCCTTCTGCTGATGTTCGCTGTCTAA
- a CDS encoding F0F1 ATP synthase subunit A encodes MAEDTKEGGAELVFHPMDQFIVKPLFGDGPVGLFTVTNVTFWMALTVLAIFALLVLGTSGRSTIPTRIQSIAELAYGFIRKMVEDVAGKDALPYFPYIMTLFMFIVFSNFLGLIPGSFTTTSHIAVTAVMAMAVFLAVTILGFVKNGAGFLGVFWISSAPLVLRPVLALIEVISYFVRPVSHSIRLAGNMMAGHAVIKVFAAFAPMILIGWIGVVVTPLSIIAITAIYALEVLVSFIQAYVFTILTCVYLKDALHPHH; translated from the coding sequence ATGGCGGAAGACACAAAAGAAGGCGGCGCAGAACTGGTATTCCACCCGATGGATCAGTTCATTGTAAAACCTCTTTTTGGGGATGGGCCTGTCGGGCTGTTCACAGTGACAAACGTGACATTCTGGATGGCGCTGACGGTTCTGGCGATCTTTGCGCTTCTGGTTCTGGGCACATCCGGGCGGTCCACGATCCCGACGCGGATCCAGTCGATTGCCGAGCTGGCGTATGGGTTCATTCGCAAGATGGTTGAGGACGTGGCGGGCAAGGATGCTCTGCCATACTTTCCTTACATCATGACGCTGTTCATGTTCATCGTCTTCTCGAACTTCCTTGGGCTTATTCCAGGGTCTTTCACCACAACAAGCCATATCGCGGTCACAGCTGTGATGGCGATGGCGGTGTTCCTGGCGGTGACAATCCTGGGCTTTGTCAAGAACGGAGCCGGGTTCCTGGGCGTTTTCTGGATCAGTTCGGCGCCATTGGTGTTGCGCCCCGTTCTGGCGCTGATTGAGGTGATTTCCTACTTCGTGCGCCCCGTCAGCCACTCCATTCGTTTGGCGGGCAACATGATGGCGGGTCACGCGGTGATCAAAGTGTTCGCGGCCTTTGCGCCAATGATCCTGATTGGCTGGATCGGTGTTGTGGTCACGCCCTTGTCGATCATCGCAATCACAGCGATTTACGCGCTTGAGGTGCTGGTGAGCTTTATTCAGGCTTACGTCTTTACGATCCTGACCTGCGTCTATCTGAAGGACGCGCTTCATCCGCATCATTGA
- a CDS encoding AtpZ/AtpI family protein produces the protein MSDPDRREQLEQLERRIEALKEKDAPAPHMDNHYSQAQQAWRMVIELVAGLGIGFGMGYGLDYLFGTLPIFLILFTLLGLAAGIKTMMRSAQEIQQAQEAETPKTNAARKGDE, from the coding sequence GTGAGCGATCCAGACCGACGCGAGCAGCTAGAGCAGCTTGAACGACGGATCGAGGCGCTGAAGGAAAAAGACGCGCCCGCGCCCCACATGGACAACCACTACTCTCAGGCGCAGCAGGCCTGGCGGATGGTGATCGAATTGGTGGCTGGTCTGGGGATCGGCTTTGGAATGGGATACGGGCTGGATTACCTCTTTGGGACGCTGCCGATCTTTCTCATTCTGTTTACGTTGCTGGGTTTGGCGGCAGGCATCAAGACGATGATGCGCAGCGCACAGGAAATCCAGCAGGCACAAGAGGCGGAGACGCCAAAGACGAACGCGGCCCGCAAGGGCGACGAGTAA
- a CDS encoding prolyl-tRNA synthetase associated domain-containing protein, which produces MDASSAYQDTLPVTSDALLDQLRAAGIDFEFYEHIPLRTVEDAKTVQGHIVPGGAGRTNIKNFYLRDRKKRNHLVVLEQDRAVDLKTLGAAMGTAGLSFGSADRLMEHLGVRPGAVSPLAMVTGADKGVTLFMDTTIKTAEWVHVHPLVNDRTVAIRPDDLLKLLKNWGAEVTWLDM; this is translated from the coding sequence ATGGACGCTTCTTCTGCCTATCAGGACACGTTGCCTGTCACCTCGGACGCTTTGCTCGATCAGTTGCGGGCGGCAGGGATCGACTTTGAGTTCTATGAACACATCCCGCTGCGCACGGTGGAGGATGCCAAGACAGTGCAGGGGCATATTGTACCTGGTGGCGCAGGGCGTACGAACATCAAGAATTTCTATCTGCGGGATCGAAAGAAGCGGAATCATCTTGTCGTGTTGGAGCAGGATCGTGCGGTGGACCTCAAGACGCTGGGTGCGGCTATGGGCACGGCTGGCTTGTCGTTCGGGTCAGCAGATCGTTTGATGGAGCATTTGGGTGTACGGCCTGGCGCAGTCAGCCCCTTGGCGATGGTCACTGGGGCAGACAAAGGTGTGACGCTTTTCATGGACACCACGATAAAGACCGCTGAATGGGTTCATGTGCATCCGCTGGTCAATGATCGGACGGTGGCGATCCGGCCTGATGATCTGTTGAAATTGCTGAAGAATTGGGGGGCTGAGGTGACTTGGCTGGATATGTGA
- a CDS encoding DMT family transporter — MLRIFLLIFAAMSLIVLGDTAGKTLIAMGVTPITVAWTRFGIAALLLWPLCALTKDDLPAIRDWRLWLRAGFIAGGIICILTALRTEPIADVFGVFFVGPMVSYLLSAVFLKEEITATRTALLGLGFCGVLLVVKPGFGVSPGLLWALLAGVFYGAYLTATRWLATEIRPRLLLFSQLIIGAILLAPIGLAQSLPALTLPLSVLILASAMASAAGNFILVSVNRTTPASVVSPLIYTQLIAATIAGFIFFDDLPDAVALSGLGLILFSGLFSLRLAKT; from the coding sequence ATGCTGCGCATTTTCCTCCTCATCTTCGCTGCGATGAGCCTCATCGTCTTGGGCGACACGGCGGGTAAAACACTCATTGCGATGGGCGTGACCCCGATCACAGTGGCATGGACACGGTTCGGGATCGCGGCGCTTTTGCTCTGGCCGCTCTGTGCACTCACCAAGGATGACCTTCCGGCAATCCGTGACTGGCGGCTTTGGCTGCGCGCCGGGTTCATTGCCGGAGGCATCATCTGCATCCTGACTGCCTTGCGCACTGAGCCCATCGCCGATGTCTTCGGCGTCTTCTTTGTCGGGCCGATGGTTTCCTACCTGCTCTCGGCGGTGTTCCTGAAAGAAGAGATCACGGCCACGCGGACCGCCCTTTTGGGTCTGGGATTTTGCGGTGTTCTGCTGGTGGTCAAGCCGGGCTTCGGCGTCTCTCCTGGCTTACTTTGGGCGCTCTTGGCTGGTGTGTTTTACGGGGCTTATCTGACGGCGACGCGGTGGCTCGCCACGGAGATCCGACCGCGCCTTTTGCTCTTTTCGCAACTTATCATTGGCGCGATCCTTCTCGCACCGATTGGTCTGGCCCAGAGCCTGCCCGCGCTGACACTGCCCCTCTCCGTCCTGATCCTGGCCAGCGCGATGGCGTCGGCGGCGGGCAACTTCATCCTTGTGTCGGTCAACCGCACGACACCGGCCAGTGTGGTGTCGCCGCTTATCTACACCCAGCTCATCGCCGCGACGATTGCGGGTTTCATATTCTTTGATGACCTGCCCGATGCGGTGGCGCTCAGCGGGTTGGGACTGATCCTTTTCTCGGGATTGTTCTCGCTGCGCCTTGCCAAAACCTGA
- the pnp gene encoding polyribonucleotide nucleotidyltransferase — MFNEVKKSIQWGEETLTLETGKVARQADGSVIATLGETSVMANVTFAKQPREGQDFFPLTVHYQEKYYAAGKVPGGFFKREARPTEKETLTARLIDRPIRPLFVSGFKNEVLVMCTVLSHDLVNDPDIVAMIAASAALTISGAPFMGPIAGCRVGYEGGDYILNPEVDDMHDLRNNPEQRLDLVVAGTKNAVMMVESEAYELTEEEMLGAVTFAHAQIQPVIDLIISLAEEAAKEPFDYQAPDISELYAAVKAAGEAKLVEAYKIQDKQDRTTAQNEARAHILESLTEEQREDINVVQAIKKLEASILRGDIVKSGKRIDGRALDQVRPIVCETGLLPRTHGSALFTRGETQGLVVTTLGTGDDEQFIDALHGNFKSNFLLHYNFPPYSVGEAGRVGPPGRREIGHGKLAWRALQAVLPAATDFPYTVRVVSEITESNGSSSMASVCGGSLSMMDAGVPLKAPVAGVAMGLVLEEDGSYGILTDILGDEDHLGDMDFKVAGTENGITSLQMDIKVAGITPEIMEKALAQAKAGRLHILGEMAKALTEAGDFSVHAPRIETMQIPTDKIREVIGSGGKVIREIVEVSGAKVDINDEGTIKIASPNGEAIQKAYDMIHAIVAEPEEGAIYTGTVVKIVDFGAFVNFFGKRDGLVHVSQIENRRLNHPSDVLKEGQEVKVKLLGFDDRGKVRLSMKVVDQETGEEVKQEKKEKDDA; from the coding sequence ATGTTCAACGAAGTGAAAAAATCAATCCAGTGGGGCGAGGAAACGCTGACACTGGAAACGGGCAAGGTTGCCCGCCAGGCCGATGGGTCTGTTATTGCAACGCTGGGTGAAACCTCGGTCATGGCCAACGTGACCTTTGCCAAGCAACCCCGTGAAGGGCAGGATTTCTTTCCTCTGACCGTTCACTACCAAGAGAAATATTATGCCGCCGGTAAAGTGCCCGGTGGCTTCTTCAAACGCGAGGCCCGCCCGACAGAGAAAGAAACTCTGACCGCGCGCCTCATTGACCGCCCGATCCGTCCGCTCTTTGTCAGCGGGTTCAAAAACGAAGTTCTGGTGATGTGCACCGTGCTCAGCCATGATCTCGTCAACGATCCTGACATTGTAGCGATGATCGCGGCCTCTGCGGCTCTGACTATTTCGGGCGCGCCATTCATGGGCCCAATCGCAGGCTGCCGTGTGGGCTATGAGGGTGGCGACTATATCCTGAACCCCGAGGTCGACGATATGCACGACCTGCGTAACAACCCCGAGCAGCGTCTCGATCTGGTTGTGGCGGGCACCAAGAACGCCGTGATGATGGTTGAGTCCGAGGCCTATGAGCTGACCGAAGAGGAAATGCTCGGCGCGGTCACATTCGCGCATGCGCAGATTCAGCCGGTGATCGACCTGATCATTTCGCTAGCCGAAGAAGCCGCGAAGGAACCATTTGACTATCAGGCGCCAGACATCTCAGAGCTTTATGCAGCCGTGAAAGCTGCTGGTGAGGCCAAGCTTGTTGAGGCCTATAAAATTCAGGACAAACAGGATCGCACAACCGCCCAGAACGAGGCGCGCGCGCATATTCTTGAAAGCCTGACGGAAGAGCAGCGCGAGGACATCAACGTTGTCCAGGCGATCAAAAAGCTCGAAGCGTCGATCCTGCGCGGCGACATTGTGAAATCCGGCAAGCGGATTGATGGCCGTGCTCTGGATCAGGTTCGCCCCATCGTGTGCGAAACCGGCCTTCTGCCGCGCACACATGGCTCAGCGCTCTTTACGCGCGGTGAGACACAAGGCCTTGTCGTGACCACGCTTGGTACGGGCGATGATGAGCAATTCATTGACGCGCTGCATGGCAACTTCAAATCCAACTTCCTGCTGCACTACAACTTCCCACCCTATTCGGTTGGCGAAGCGGGCCGTGTGGGCCCTCCAGGACGTCGTGAAATCGGTCACGGCAAGCTGGCATGGCGTGCGCTGCAGGCTGTTTTGCCTGCGGCAACGGACTTCCCTTACACCGTGCGTGTGGTTTCTGAGATCACTGAGTCCAACGGCTCCAGCTCCATGGCATCGGTCTGTGGTGGTTCGCTCAGCATGATGGACGCGGGTGTGCCGCTCAAAGCTCCAGTGGCCGGTGTGGCCATGGGCCTGGTTCTGGAAGAGGATGGTTCCTATGGCATCCTGACCGACATCCTTGGCGACGAGGATCACCTCGGCGACATGGACTTCAAGGTCGCGGGTACAGAGAACGGCATCACGTCTTTGCAGATGGACATCAAGGTCGCGGGCATCACGCCTGAGATCATGGAGAAAGCCCTGGCGCAGGCCAAAGCGGGCCGTCTGCACATCCTGGGCGAGATGGCCAAGGCTCTTACAGAGGCCGGTGACTTCTCAGTCCATGCACCGCGCATCGAGACCATGCAGATCCCAACCGACAAGATCCGTGAAGTGATCGGGTCGGGCGGCAAGGTGATCCGTGAAATCGTTGAAGTGTCCGGCGCCAAGGTCGACATCAATGACGAAGGCACAATCAAGATCGCATCGCCCAATGGCGAGGCCATTCAGAAAGCGTATGACATGATCCATGCGATCGTGGCTGAGCCAGAAGAAGGTGCCATCTACACCGGCACCGTCGTGAAGATCGTCGACTTCGGCGCCTTCGTGAACTTCTTCGGCAAGCGCGACGGCCTTGTGCATGTCAGCCAGATCGAAAACCGCCGCCTGAACCATCCTTCGGACGTTCTGAAGGAAGGTCAGGAAGTCAAAGTCAAACTTCTTGGCTTTGATGATCGCGGCAAGGTGCGCCTGTCGATGAAAGTTGTCGATCAGGAAACCGGCGAAGAAGTCAAACAAGAGAAGAAAGAAAAAGACGACGCTTGA
- a CDS encoding SGNH/GDSL hydrolase family protein, with product MKIITLALGLGLTLSTSAFATPITDPFTSFFSFGDSLTDDGKLGLLAPPSLGGRFSNGPTYAEIIADDFEANGHDTGNLALGGATAGDTNLSPIPGAPLNTFGSQIGVFADALGLAGPGDTPNPLITGLAPAPTFDTAPPNTGSNPLLSVFFGANDLFQAFEVAGSGAIEPADIPSFLTNAAFAAADAVETGIRTLNSLDSSLFDDFLVVGLPDLGVTPAFLGNASATDVTNAFNFRLTQNLMSLSDDDIKVIGYDPNVALNAIIDDANFNNGDVFGITNVSTPCTASFSAALLVPPSQVSQIPSCLDDGIDPNTLLFGDSVHPNAVAQALLASELRGQIDIAPVPLPASLPLLLFGIAGIGFVARRRRA from the coding sequence ATGAAGATAATTACTTTGGCCTTGGGCTTGGGATTGACGCTGTCCACATCCGCGTTCGCCACGCCCATTACAGATCCGTTCACAAGCTTTTTCAGTTTTGGCGATAGCCTGACCGATGACGGCAAACTTGGATTGCTTGCGCCGCCAAGCCTTGGCGGACGTTTTAGCAACGGCCCGACCTATGCCGAGATCATCGCCGATGACTTTGAAGCCAATGGACATGATACGGGGAATTTGGCACTTGGTGGTGCGACTGCGGGCGATACCAACCTTAGCCCGATTCCGGGCGCACCGCTCAATACGTTCGGCAGCCAGATTGGCGTTTTTGCAGACGCGCTGGGTCTTGCGGGACCCGGAGACACACCAAATCCGTTGATCACTGGTCTTGCTCCAGCGCCGACTTTCGATACGGCACCGCCAAATACTGGAAGCAATCCGCTATTGTCGGTCTTTTTCGGGGCCAATGATCTGTTTCAAGCGTTCGAGGTCGCTGGCAGTGGCGCAATCGAACCTGCAGATATCCCTTCCTTCCTCACCAATGCCGCCTTCGCTGCGGCGGACGCAGTCGAGACCGGAATTCGGACCCTCAACTCTCTGGATTCGTCATTGTTCGATGACTTTCTTGTTGTCGGATTGCCTGATCTTGGTGTGACACCTGCTTTCCTTGGCAACGCAAGCGCCACGGACGTCACCAATGCTTTCAACTTCCGCCTGACGCAAAACCTAATGTCGCTGAGCGATGATGACATCAAAGTCATCGGCTACGACCCCAATGTTGCGCTAAATGCGATTATTGACGATGCCAACTTCAACAATGGGGATGTTTTTGGCATCACAAACGTGAGCACACCATGCACAGCCAGTTTCTCTGCGGCCTTGCTCGTGCCACCTTCACAGGTTTCCCAAATTCCAAGCTGTCTTGACGATGGCATTGACCCAAACACATTGCTCTTTGGAGATAGCGTGCATCCCAACGCCGTCGCTCAGGCTCTTTTGGCGTCCGAGCTTCGTGGTCAGATCGACATTGCTCCGGTTCCGCTGCCTGCGTCTTTGCCGCTTCTTCTATTTGGAATTGCCGGCATCGGATTCGTTGCTCGCCGTCGGCGCGCCTAA
- a CDS encoding Lrp/AsnC family transcriptional regulator, which translates to MSLDAMDRRLLSVLQKQGRISNAELAEAVSLSASACHRRVQRLETDGYIKGYVALLNRRKMGVPTTVFVEITLTTQAEEILEAFEQAVARIPDVLECHLTAGTADYILKLVTEDTEDFARIHRQYLTRLPGVAKMQSSFALRTVLQTTALPV; encoded by the coding sequence ATGTCTCTAGATGCGATGGATCGTCGTCTTCTGTCGGTGCTACAGAAACAAGGTCGAATCTCTAATGCCGAGCTTGCCGAAGCTGTTAGCCTTTCGGCCTCTGCCTGTCACAGGCGCGTCCAGCGACTTGAGACGGATGGGTACATTAAAGGCTACGTGGCACTGTTGAACCGGCGCAAGATGGGTGTGCCGACAACCGTCTTTGTTGAGATCACGCTGACCACACAAGCCGAAGAAATCCTGGAGGCTTTTGAACAGGCTGTGGCGCGGATACCCGATGTGCTTGAATGTCATCTAACGGCGGGGACGGCGGATTACATCCTCAAGCTTGTGACAGAAGACACCGAAGATTTCGCACGCATCCACCGACAGTATCTCACACGTCTGCCTGGTGTCGCCAAAATGCAGTCAAGCTTTGCACTGCGCACGGTTCTGCAGACCACGGCATTGCCGGTTTGA
- the ald gene encoding alanine dehydrogenase, which produces MKIGCPTEIKPQEFRVGMTPNAAQEAVAHGHDVVIQAGAGKGAGFEDADYTAAGAEIVDTAEEIFATADMIVKVKEPQAVERKMLREGQLLFTYLHLAPDPDQTHDLLESGCTAIAYETVTDDRGGLPLLAPMSEVAGRLAPQVGAWTLQKANGGRGVLMGGVPGVGPARVLVIGGGVVGTHAAKIAAGMGADVTVLDRSLPRLRYLDDVFGNQFRTGYSSAGLLAEHLGQADMVIGAVLIPGAEAPKLVRRAQFADMKPGSVLVDVAIDQGGCFETSKATTHADPIYDVDGIMHYCVANMPGAVARTSTIALGNATMPFMLALADKGWKQACADDEHLLNGLNVHAGQLTYYAVGKALGIDVVSPQLVVKG; this is translated from the coding sequence ATGAAAATCGGATGCCCAACCGAGATTAAACCTCAGGAATTCCGCGTCGGAATGACACCGAACGCGGCACAAGAAGCTGTCGCACACGGACATGACGTCGTGATCCAGGCTGGTGCCGGTAAGGGCGCTGGCTTTGAGGATGCCGACTACACGGCGGCCGGTGCCGAGATCGTCGACACCGCCGAGGAAATTTTTGCCACCGCCGACATGATCGTGAAGGTCAAAGAGCCGCAAGCCGTAGAGCGCAAGATGCTGCGCGAAGGTCAGCTTCTGTTCACTTACCTGCATCTCGCACCCGATCCGGATCAAACACATGATCTGCTGGAAAGTGGCTGTACGGCTATTGCCTATGAAACCGTAACAGATGATCGCGGCGGCCTTCCGCTTCTGGCGCCGATGTCCGAAGTCGCCGGGCGTCTGGCCCCGCAAGTCGGCGCCTGGACCCTGCAAAAGGCCAATGGCGGACGCGGTGTTCTGATGGGTGGTGTGCCCGGTGTGGGACCTGCCCGCGTGCTCGTGATCGGCGGTGGTGTGGTTGGCACACACGCAGCTAAAATCGCGGCTGGCATGGGGGCGGACGTCACCGTTCTGGATCGTTCGCTGCCTCGCTTGCGCTACCTGGATGACGTCTTTGGCAATCAGTTCCGCACCGGCTATTCCTCTGCCGGTCTGCTGGCCGAGCATTTGGGTCAGGCCGATATGGTCATTGGCGCGGTTCTAATCCCCGGCGCGGAAGCGCCCAAGCTGGTGCGCCGCGCACAATTCGCCGATATGAAACCCGGCTCCGTGCTGGTGGATGTGGCGATTGACCAGGGTGGATGCTTTGAGACATCCAAAGCCACCACACATGCCGATCCGATCTACGATGTGGACGGCATCATGCATTACTGCGTGGCCAACATGCCAGGAGCCGTGGCACGCACGTCAACCATTGCTCTGGGCAATGCGACCATGCCCTTCATGCTGGCCCTGGCGGACAAAGGCTGGAAACAGGCCTGCGCTGATGATGAGCACCTGCTGAACGGCCTGAACGTGCATGCAGGTCAGCTGACATACTATGCCGTTGGCAAGGCGCTCGGCATCGATGTGGTGTCGCCGCAACTGGTGGTGAAAGGATGA